ATCGCGGGAGGTATCGGGCATCACGCCCAGCAGCGGGCCGATGCGCGGGACCACGCGGCCCACGATTGGCGCGGCATTCCAGGACGCGGTGCGCTGGTAGGAACTGGCCGCCGTGCCCTTGGGCTCGTCCAGCATGGCGATGACGACGTAGCGCGGGCGGTCCATCGGAAAAGCGGCGGCGAATGTGGAGACGAGGCTGGTCTTGCGATAACCCCCGCGGCCCGGCTTCTCGGCAGAGCCGGTCTTGCCGCCCACGCGGTAGCCATCGGCATCGGCGCTGCGGCCCGTGCCGTAGACCACGATCATGCGCAGCAGCTGGTTCATGCGCGCGCTGGTGCTGGCCTTGAACACGCGGCGACCGCGCGGGGCCGTGCCGGGTTCCACCTTCACCATGGTCGCAGGGCGCCAGATGCCGCCATTCACCATCGCGGCGTAAGCGGAGGCGAGGTGCAGCGGGGTCACGGCGATACCGTGGCCATAGCTGACCGTCATGCCGGTGATGCGCGGCCATTTGCCATCGCGCCACAGCGGGAAACCGCGTGCGGGCAGCTCGATATAGGGCCGCTCGGCAAAGCCCAGCTCCTCCATGTAACGCTTCAGCACGTCCGGCCCCATCGCATCGGCGATCTGCGCGGTGACGATGTTGCTGGAATGAATCAGCGATTCCGGCACGTTCAGGCTGGCGCCAATCACGTGGCTGTCATTGATCTGGTGGCCGCCGATCTTCAGCGGGCGGTTGGCCTGGTAACGCTTGCCCAGATTGGTGACCTTGCCCGCATCGATGGCTGCGGCAACCGAAAGCGGCTTGAAGGTGGAGCCAAGCTCGTAAACCTGGTTGGTCACGCGATTGAACATGTTGGCCTGGCCGGCGGCGTCGATGCGGTTGGGATCGAAGCTGGGCAGCGATGCCAGCGCCAGCACCTCTCCGGTGTCGACATCCAGCACGATGCCCGCCGCGCCCACGGCATCCACGGCCAGCATGCCGCGGTGAAGTTCGTCTTCCAGCGCGCCCTGCACGCGGGTGTCGATGGAAAGCGGCATGCTTGCGCCGTGGACCGCCGGGTTGGACAGCTGGTCCTGGAAATAGGATTCCATGCCGACATGGCCCTGCCCGTCCGACCCGACATAGCCCAGCACGTGGGCGGCCAGCGGACCTTGCGGATAGTGGCGGTCGGTTTCCTGTGGCAGTTCCAGCGCCAGCTCGCCAATGGTGTACACCTTGTTGGCATCCTCCGGCAGAACGCGGCGGCGCAGGTATCCGCGCTTGCCCGATGCCAGCTGGCGGGTCGTCGCCTCCAAATTCATGTCCGGGAAAATGGCCTGCAATTCAGCCGCGACCTGCGCCGGATCTTTGACCAGCGGCGTGCCATCGCCCTCCAGTGCGTCGGGGTTGAACCACAGCGCATAGGCGGGGAATGCGCGCGCCAGCGGCACGCCGTTGCGATCGGTGATCTCGCCGCGCGGGGGCAGCAGCTGCGATTGCAGCGAATAGGTGGCAGGGGCCGGTTGCACCACGCCCAGCCACGCCAGCCGCAGCAGCGCGGCCAGCGCCAGCAGCACGAACACGCCGCCCACCAGCAGCGCGCGCATCTGGGCGGTCAGCAGGAAGCGGCGGCGATCGTCGACCAGCCGCACGCGGGGAGAGGCGAAGCTGCCGGAATGCACGAAAGCCGTCACGGCCGCGCTTCCACAGACGCAGCGGAGCCGGTCGTGCTGCCACCGCCGACATCGGCCAGCGGGATGCGGAACATGCCATTATCCGCCCGTGCAGCACGGCGGCTCTCGGCCTCGGCTGCCGGATCGACCAGGTCGTCGTCCAGTACGCGGCCGGTCAACGGGGAGACAAGGCGCGGGAATTCCGGCGCATTCTCTCCCGTGGCGGCGCCGGCCACGCGGATCGGCATGGGCGCGCCGTCTGCCCGCGGCGTGCCGAATGCGGCAAGCGACCGCTCGTTCTCGATGTAATGCCCGGCTTCCGGCGGGCGGTAGCCGAACTCCAGCCGGTTCCAGCGCACCAGCTGCTGCACATTGGCGCGGGCGGCGAATTCGGTTTCCAGCAGCAGGTTGTTGCGCTCCAGCGCGATGATGCGCTTTTCCGCGGCGACGACATTGGTCTTCACCGTGTGCACTTTCAGGTGCAGCGCGCCGTACAATGCCGTGCAGATCGCCAGCACGGCGATCCAGCCAAGGCGGCGGAGCTGGCTCTGCCGGGTCATGCCGCTGCCCTCGCCGGTGCATCCGTGCGCGTCGCGGCGCGCAGGGTGGAAGAGCGCGAGCGCGGGTTGCGCGCAATCTCCGCCTCGGAGGGGCGGATCGCCTTACTGAGCTCTGCGAAAACCGGCTGCGGCCCGCTATCGGCCACGGGCAGGTGGCGCGAGGTGCTGCGCGCCTTTCCGGCGGCGTCTTTCAGGAAGCGCTTCACGATCCGGTCTTCCAGCGAATGGAAGCTGACCACGGCCAGCCGCCCGCCGCTCTTGAGCAGGGATTCGGAGGCCTTCAGGCCGGCTTCCAACTCGTCCAGCTCTCCATTCACATGGATGCGGACGGCCTGGAAGGTGCGGGTCGCAGGGTCTTTCTTGTCATGCGGCTTGTGACCCAGGGCGCGGCGCACCACGCGGGCAAGCTCGCCGGTGGTCTCCAGCGGGCGCGCAGCCACGATGGCGCGGGCGACGCGGCGGCTCTGGCGCTCCTCCCCAAAGTGATAGAGCACATCGGCAATGCTCGCCTCGTCGGCGGTGTTCAGGAAATCGGCGGCGCTTTCGCCATCCTGCGCCATGCGCATGTCCAGCGGGCCATCGGCGGAAAAGGCGAAGCCGCGCTCCGCCTGGTCCAGCTGCATGGAGGAGACGCCGATGTCCATGGTGATGCCGTCCACCTGCGCCACGCCGGCCTCTGCCATGGCGTCCAGCATGTCGGAAAAGGCGCGGTGATGCAGGACGAGGCGCGGGGGATTTTCGCGCGTTTCATCCCACTTGCTGCCCGCTGCGATGGCGTCGGGATCGCGGTCGAATGCGTGGACAACCGCGCCCGCTTCCAGCAGCGCGCGGGTATAACCGCCTGCGCCGAACGTGGCGTCGATCATCACGTTGCCAGGCTGCGGGGCAAGCGCCTCGATCACTTCGTCCAGCAGGACGGGGATGTGGGGTGCAGGCGCGCTCACTTCCGGCCTGCCTTGGCCAGCGCGCGCTGGTGCATCTCGCGGCACTTGGCCTGCGCGGACTGGAATTGCGGGCCCATGCCCTCCAGCGCTTCGGGATCCCACAGGGTGAAATAGTCGCCCAGCCCCTGCAAATAGACCGCGTCCCGCAGGTTCCCCAGCTCCAGAAGGTAGTCGGGCAGGATGAAGCGCCCGCTCGCATCGAAGGGGACCTTGGAATAGCCATACAGCTGCATGGCGCGCACGCCGCGGTCGAAATCGCGGCCGAATTTCATCGCCCGCTCTTCCTCGCGGTCCAGCGTATCCTCGAAGGTTTCGGTATAGGACAGGTCGAAGCCGACCAGGCAGGGCCAACTTTCATGCTTGGCCAGGCACAGCACACGTTCGCCGCTAAGGTCATGGATTGCCTTGCGAAAGTCGGGCGGCAGGGCGAATCGGTTCTTCTCGCCGCGAAGCGCGAAGCCGAATTCCCCATAAGATGGCTTTTTCGCCAACGTCCCGTTCCCTCACATTCGCACCCGGCCCCGGTTCCGCGCGCGACACAGCTTCCCCGTGCAGGCGCGCAGTCATGCGGCCCGCCCGCCCCGACAGGGCGCGACGAAAGCAACTTTTCCGATGGAACGACTCTCTAACTCGGGATGGTGCGGGATGGAAGGGGAAATCGCGGGAAATAACCCGAACTTAACCATGCAAACGGCCAGAAACCGCAGAAATACGCGGTTCGAGCGAGCTCGACTTTTTCCCCAGTTCTAAGATTAGACCACGGGAAAATACGCGAAATTCCTCGCATTCCGCGATTTCCCGCGCTGTCCCCTATTTCCGGGATTCGCCCAGCAACCAAGCCAGTGCGCTGTCGGAACCGGGCATGGGCTCGTGCAGGTCCAGGAAGGCGGCATCGCCGAACAGCGTGATGCTGCCTGTCCCGAGACGGCAGCGAAGGAAGGAATTGTCATGCGATTGCTGGCAAGCCCGCACACCATTGCCCGCCAGCCTGAAGTGGCCGGGCAGCATGACCGGGATGGCAACCTGCTTCGGATGGCCGCGATCGGCATCCCCGTCCCGCACCGTCCCCACATCCTCTGCCGGGATATTTTCGCCCAGCAGCTGCGCGGCCTCCGGCTGGCCTTCGTCATACAGCATCTCGATCCCCCAACGCTGGAGGATGGGCGATAGCAGCACGACGTCCTGCGGGCGGCGCCGGTCGCCAAGGCCGAAGCGCGAGTGGCTGGTCATCATCGGGTCCGCCACCAGCAGCAGGCGGCCCCCGCCGCGCACCCATTCATCGAGCGCGACATTCTCCGACGGGGCGAGCGGGCGCGGCTGTGCCATGACCAGCAGGTCCACATCGGCAAGATATTCCGGCGCGATGAAATCCACCGCGCGCAGCTTCCCGCCCTGCTCCAGCACGCCGCGCGCCCAGTGCTGTTCGGCAGAGCCTGCCAGCGTTTCTGCGATGGAGGCGGTTTCACCCCACATGATCGGCAGGGTGGTGAACAGCCCGGTGACGCGCGGTTCCTGCGCTTCCGCCTCTTCCACCTGCGCGACCGGGTCATGCGCCCATGCCGCAGGGGCCAGCAACATTGCGGCAGGCAGCAGCGCCGCCGCCAGCATCCTATTGCGCATTGCCGTCACCACCAGCCGCAGGGGCGCCCTCGCCCGCCACCGGTCCGGGAGCCGCATCGGGTGTCTCGTCGACCGGCGGGAGGTCCGGCACCACGCCGATATCCACCAGCGGATCGCTCGGCGCTTCGGGGGACGGGCTCGCTTCGGCGACGGGCGGCTCGCCCTCGATCGCGGCGGCTTCCTCGTCCAACAGGCGCGCCTGGTCGATCACGATATTGGCAAGGCCCACCAGCAGGATCAGCCCGACCACGCCGGACAGGCCCACCTGCAGGCGCTGCATATTCTGTGCGCGCGTCCCGGCAAGCGGGGCGGAGGTCGGTTCGTGATCGTCCGGGAGCTGCGGCCCCTGCTGTTCTGGAATATCGACTTGCTGGTTCATGCCGCCATCCTAACCGGACTAGATTAACCCAGCCAGTCGAAAACCGGCAGGTCCTTCTCGCGCAGCCATTCCGGGTTGTAGAGCGTCGATAGGTAGCGGAAGCCCGTATCGCACAGGATCGTGGCGACGCGCGCCTGCGGGCCAAGCTTCCGGCCCAGAGCCACCGCGCCTGCAATGTTGATCCCGCTGGAGAGGCCGAGGCACAGCCCTTCCTCGCGCAGCAGGCGGGCAACCCATTCCATCCCTTCCTGGTCGGAGATGCGGAACTGCGTGTCGATCGGCGCGCCTTCCAGGTTTGCCGTGATGCGCCCCTGCCCGATCCCCTCGGCCACGGAATTGCCTTCCGCCTGCAATTCGCCGTTCTCGTAATAGGAAAACAGCGCGGCGCCATGCGGGTCCGTCAGGGCGATGGTGACGTTCTCGTCCAGCCCCTTCAGTCCCATGCCGACGCCGGCAATCGTGCCGCCCGTGCCCGCCGCGCAGGTGAAGCCGTCGATCTTGCCATCCATCTGGTCGAAGATTTCCGGCGCGGTGGTTTCAAGGTGCGCCTTGCGATTGGCCGTATTGTCGAACTGATTGGCCCAGATTGCGCCCTCTGTTTCCTCCGCGATGCGGCGGCTGGTGTGGACGAAATGGTTGGGGTCCGCGAACTTGGTAGGCGAAACCAGCACCAGCTCCGCGCCCAGCGCGCGCAGCGTGTCCATCTTCTCGCGGCTCTGGTTGTCGGGCATGACGATCACGGTCTTGTAGCCGCGCGCATTGGCCACCAGCGCGATGCCGATGCCGGTATTGCCCGCCGTGCCTTCCACCACCGTGCCGCCCAGCTGCAATTCGCCGCGGGCTTCCGCATCCCGGATGATGCCCAGCGCCGCGCGGTCCTTCACACTGCCGCCGGGGTTGGCGAATTCGCATTTACCGAAGATGGCACAGCCCGCCGCCTCGCTCGGCCCTTCCAGGCGCACGAGCGGCGTATTTCCGATAAGGTCGAGGGTGCTTCGGCGGATTGGCGGTGCAGTCATGCCGCGCGGGTTACGCGCACCGGCCCGCGCCCGCAATGCAGGATGCCTTGGGCGGCGCTAAAGTCAGTCTTCCTGCGCGATGGTGACCTTGAGGCCGTCCAGCTCGTCCGTGAAGGGGATCTGGCAGGACAGGCGGCTGGTGTCGTCGCGGTGATCGCTGGAATCGAGCAGGTCGTCCTCGTCCTCGCTCATGGCGGGCAGCTTGTCCTTGTACTGCGCATCCACATGCACGTGGCAGGTGGCGCAGGAACAGCAGCCGCCGCACAGCGCCAGCAGTTCGTCAAAGCCGTTGTCGCGGATGGCTTCCATGACGGTAAGGCCGCTTTCAACATCGACTTCAGTCGTTTCGCCTTCGCGGGTGGTGACGATCAGCTTCGGCATGCGTGAGAACCCTGTCGGTTGCCAAGTGGAAGCGGGCTGCTAGGCAATCGCGCGAAGATTGGCAAGCAGGGCGGGAGCGATAGGCATGGGCATGACGGCGACGCGCATACGCGAAGGGCTGGATGCGATCGCGGCGCAGGAACCGGGCATCGCCCGCGCGCTGGAGGTGGCCGGATACCCGGAGCCGCGCATCCGCGAGACAGGCTATCGCACATTGCTGCGCACCATCGTGGGCCAGCAGGTCAGCGTGGCAGCGGCAAGTAGCGTCTGGAACAAGCTGGAGGCGCTGCTGGGCGAGGACATGCCGCCCGAAGACCTGCTGGCGCGCAATTTCGACGAGCTGCGCGCCTGCGGCCTCTCGCGCCAGAAGCAGGGCTATGCCCGGTCGCTTTGCGAGCTGGTCCATGCGGGCGAACTGGAACTGGATAACCTGCCAGCGGATGACGAGGCTGCGATTGCAGAGCTGGTGCGCATCAAGGGCATCGGCCGCTGGTCTGCGGAGATATACCTGCTGTTCGCGGAAGGCCGCGCCGATATCTGGCCGGCCGGCGACCTTGCCGTGCAGGCAGGCCTGGCAAAGATCCTGGAGCTTGCAGAGCGTCCTTCGGAGAAAGATGCGCGCCTCATGGCACAAGGATGGAGTCCGCACCGCGGGCCCGTCGCCCTGCTGACATGGCACGTCTACAACAACCCGGCGCTATAGCCGTTTGCAGAATGCACGGCGCAGTTCGCAGAGCTGCCATATTACGGGCGCTCTTTTCCGGTAGGGTTCGCCCAACACATCAGGAAGGGGAGCCTTATATCATGAAATTACGTAGCAAGTTTCTCGCATCCATCGGCCTTGCAGCCGCTCTGGGCGCTTGCACCACAATGACTGGAGACACGATGACCGCCAGCGCATCCGATGCGAACGAACCGGCCGCCACAGCCACGACGATGAGCGCAGCGGACATGGTCGCCGATTACCCGCTGATCAGCCGCGACGACCTGTTCGGCAACCCGACGCGGGCCGGCGGGCAGCTGAGCCCGGACGGCAAGTTTGTCAGCTGGCGCGCACCGCACGAAGGCGTGATGAATGTCTGGGTGGCACCAGCGAATGATCCGGCCGCTGCACGCCGCATCACCAATTCCACCGACCGCCCGATCCGCAGCTACTTCTGGGCTCCCGACGCCAAAAGCATCCTGTATGTCCAGGACAAGGGCGGCGACGAGAACTTCCTGCTTTACAGCATCGACCTTGCCAGCGGTGAAGAGCGCACGATGACGCCGTTCGAGAACACCCGCGTCCAGATGCTGGGTGGTTCCGATACAATCAAGGACAAGGTGCTGGTTGGCCTGAACAACCGCGACCCGCGCCTGCATGATGCTTACCTGCTGGACCTCAACACGGGCGAACTGACGCTGGTGATGGAAAACACCGGCTATGTCGGCTTCGTGGCGGATGACCAGCTGAACCTGCGCTGGGCCATGCGCCAGAACGCAGCTGGCGGCATGGACCTGTTCAAGATCGTGGACGGCGAGGTCGAGGCGACCCCGTCCGAAAGCACGATGATGGAAGATTCGCTGACGACCCGCCCGGCGGGCTTCAACATCAGCGGCGACACCTTCTACTGGCTGGACAGCCGCGGTCGCAACACAGCCGCCCTGATCGCGCAGGACGTGGCAACGGGCGAGAAGCGCGTCATTGCCGAAAGCGACAAGGCCGATATCGGCGGCGTCATCGCCGACAAGAAGACCGGCGAGCCAATCGCCTATTCGATCAATTACAAGAAGTCCGAATGGACCTTCTTCGATGCCGACCTGAAGGCGAGCTTCGACTGGCTGGACCAGCGGCTGGACGGTGAATTCGGCATCCAGAGCCGGACCGATGACGATCGCACCTGGCTGGTCTGGAACGACCCGCTGACCGCGCCTGCCACCACCTATCTTTATGACCGCGACGCAGGCACTCTGACCGAGTTCTACACCGCACGTCCGGAACTGGAAGGCGCGCCCCTGCAGCCGATGCAGGCGCTCGAAATTCCCAGCCGCGACGGGTTGACGCTGGTCAGCTACCTGACCCTGCCGCCCGGCTCGGACAAGGATGGCGACGGTGTCCCGGAAGAGGCCGTGCCGATGGTGCTGCTGGTCCATGGCGGTCCGTGGGCACGCGATGGCTACGGCTACAACAGCTACCATCAGTGGCTGGCTAACCGCGGCTATGCCGTGATGAGCGTCAACTTCCGCGGCTCAACCGGCTTCGGCAAGGACTTCATCAACGCCGGCAATCTGGAATGGTCCAAGAAGATGCATGACGACCTGATCGACGCCACGCAGTGGGCGGTCGACAAGGGCGTTGCGCGCGAAGACGGCGTTGCCATCATGGGCGGGTCCTATGGCGGCTATGCCACGCTGGTGGGCCTGGCCTACACGCCCGACACCTTCGCATGCGGCGTGGACATCGTCGGCCCGTCCAACCTGGAAACGCTGCTGGAAACCATCCCGCCCTATTGGGAGCCGCTGGTGAAGCAGTTCCACACCCGCATGGGCGATCCCAACACGCCGGAAGGCCTGCAGCTGCTGCGCGATGCCAGCCCGCTTTACCGCGCCGGCGACATCACGAAGCCGCTGCTGATCGGCCAGGGCGCCAACGACCCGCGCGTGAAGCAGGCGGAAAGCGACCAGATCGTGGGCGCGATGCAGGAAGCGGGCATCCCCGTCACCTACGTCCTGTTCCCCGATGAAGGGCACGGTTTCGCCAAGCCCAACAACAACATCGCCTTCAACGCGGTGACCGAGAATTTCCTCGCCACCTGCCTTGGCGGGCGTTCGGAAGCGGTCGGCGACACGGTGGAGAACTCGACCGCCGAAATCGTGACCGGCGAAGAATATGTGATGGGCCTGTCGAACGGCGGCTGATCGCAGCAGGCAGCATCGCTGCACAAAATCGGGCCGCGCGATGGGAATCCTCGCGCGGCCCTTTTTTGTGCGCGGCAGCTTGCCATTTACATCGCTGTCAGTAACGATGGCTGCCATGAAAAGCATCTTCATCACCGGCGGCGGCAGCGGCATCGGCCGCGCGATCGCCCAGCGTTTCGCCCGCGAGGGCTGGTTCATCGGGCTCGGCGACATCAGCGCGGATGGCATGGCGGAAACCGCCGCCCTGCTGCCCGATGGGCGCAGCTCCAGCCACGCGCTCGATGTGACGCAGCCAGAACAGTGGACGCAGGCGCTCGCCGATTTCGCGGGCGCGGCGGGCGGGACGATCAACGTCCTCGCCAACAATGCCGGCGTGGCGCAGGGCGGCAAGCTGGCCGCGCTGACCGATGCGGAGATCGACCGCACGCTGGCTATCAACCTGTCGGGCGTGCTGTACGGTGCGCGCGCCGCATATCCCTACCTCAAGGCCGCCGCGCCCGATGCCTGCCTGGTCAACACCTGCAGCGCCGCGGGGCTTTACGGCCAGCCGGGCATGAGCGTCTATTGCGCCAGCAAGTTCGGCGTGCGTGCCGTGACGGAAAGCCTGGACGCGGAATGGGCGCCGGACGGGATTGCCGTGCGCGATGTCATGCCCAGCTTCATCGACACGCCCCTGCTGCATGGTGGCTCGCATGTCGGCGACAATGTCCCCATGCGCCAGCGCGTGCAGGAGGCGGGCCTGGAATTCACGCCGGTGGAGGATGTGGCCGAGACATTCTGGCGCGCCGTCAACGGCAGCACGATGCACCGCCCCGTGGGCAAGACCGCGAAACTTCTGGCCCTCGCCAGCCGCTGGTCGCCCGGCTATATCCGCTTCCGCGCGCACAGGCTGGAAAAAGCCGGCACGCGCCCGATGGGATAGAGGAACAGCCTACATGACTCAGCGCAAAGCAATCTTCATCACCGGCGGCGGCAGCGGCATCGGCCGCGCCATCGCGCAAAAATTTGCCGGTGAGGGTTGGTTTTGCGGCCTCGCCGATTTGAACCAGCAGGGGATGGAGGAAACCGCCGCCCTGCTACCCGACGGCGCGAGCTCCATCCACAAGTTCGACGTGCGCGATTTCGAGGCGTGGGAGCGCGAGCTGGCGGCCTTTGCCGAGAAGTCCGGCGGGCGGATCGATGCGCTGGCCAACAATGCCGGCATCCCCAGCGGCGGCCCGCTGCACGAGGTTTCGATCGAGGAGTTGGACGCGCTGCTGGACGTAAATATCCGCGGCGTGTTCTACGGCGCGAAGGCGGCTTTCCCTTACCTGCTGGAAAGCGCACCGGGCTCCTGCCTGCTCAACACCGCCAGCGCCGCGGCGCTATACGGCATGGCCAACCAGAGCGTATACGGCGCGACCAAGGCGGCGGTCCGATCCATGACCGAAAGCCTCGATGCCGAATGGAGCCCGCAGGGCGTGCGCGTGCGCAGCATGATGCCTAGCTTCATCGACACGCCGCTGCTGAAGAACCCGCCCAACCGCAGCCGCAACACGCCCATCCGCGATGCGGTGATCGAGGCCGGGCTGGAATTCACGCCGGTCGAAGTGGTGGCGGACAATGCCTGGAACGCGGTGCATTCGGAAAAGGGCCTGCATTATATTGTCGGCAAGACGGCAGAGCGGCTGAAGTTCACCGCCAAATGGCTGCCCGGCAAGCTGCGCCAGCGTGCGCGCCTGCTGGCCAATGCCCATAACCGCAGCGAGGGGCGCGAGGCGGGTTGAGGCTCAGTCCTTCGCTTCGCCCACCACGCGACGCTAGGCTCACTTCATTCGCCAAGCTCTGCTTCCCCTCCCGCATGCGGGAGGGGTTTGCGAGACTTGCTGAGCCGTAGGCGAAGCTAGTCGCAGCGGGGTGGGCGACGCACGGCGATACGTCTCAAACAATCCCGTCGATAAACCGTGCCAGCTTCACGTCCCGCTCGCTCAGCCCGTCGCAATCATGCGTGGTCAGGGTGATTTCGACGCGGTTGTAGACGTTGGACCATTCCGGGTGGTGGTCCTGCTTGTCCGCCGTGATGGCGACGCGGGTCATGAAGCCGAAGGCCTCGTTGAAATCCTTGAACTTGAAGCTGCGGTGGATGGCCTTGCCATCATCGCGCAGGGTCCAGTCGGTCAGCTCGCCCAGCGCCTCGTCGCGCTCGGCATCGGTCAGTTCGGCAATCGCCATCTCGCAGAAACCTCTTTCTTGTGTGTTGGGGGCGCAATGCCCTAACGCTCCGCCGCATGGAAGGGTGCCGACTTCAAGCGCATGAGATTGCCTGCCTGCGCGGGGAGCGGCTGCTGTTCCGCGGGCTCACGCTCGGCCTGAAACCGGGCGAGGCCCTGCAGGTGACGGGCGCCAATGGCACGGGCAAGTCCAGCCTGATCCGCATCCTGGCCGGCCTGATGCGGCCCACATCCGGTCAGGTCATCCGCCGCTGCGATATCGCCCTGCTGGACGAGCGGCCCGCGCTGGACCCCGACCGACCGCTGGGCGAGGCGCTCGCCTTCTGGCAGCGGATGGACGGCGGGGAGATGCCGCTGGAAAGGCTAGGGCTGGACGGATTGCTGGACGTGCCCGTGCGCTACCTCTCCACCGGGCAGACCAAGCGCGCGGCGCTGGCCCGCATGATCGGACAGGGCGCGCCGGTGTGGCTGCTGGACGAGCCGCTCAACGGCCTCGATGCCGACGCGGTGACGCTGGCGGAAAAGCTGGTGGCCGAGCATTGCGCGAGCGGCGGCATCGCAGTGGTAGCCAGCCACCAGGCCTTTGCACTGCGCGGCATGCGCTACCTCGCGGTCGAGGATTACGTCTCATGAGCGGCCTCGGCGCGATCTTCCGGCGCGATCTTGGCCTGCTGCTGCCGGGTGGGAAGCGCGGCGGCACCTTGCTGCCGGTGCTGTTCTTCCTGGCGGTAGCGATGCTTTATCCCTTCGCCGTGGGGCCCGACGCTCCGCTGCTGGCGCGCACCGGCGGCGGCGTGATCTGGGTGGCGGCCCTACTCGCCGCGATCCTGCCGCTGGACCGACTCGTCGCCCCGGACCTTGAGGCGGGGATGTTCGACCAATGGGCCCTGCGCGGCCTGACGGAGGAAATGGTGATGGCCAGCCGCCTCGCCGCCCACTGGCTCAGCTTCGGCCCGCCCCTGATGCTCGCCGCCCTGCCCGCCGCCGCCCTGCTAAGCCTGAGCGGGGAGACACTGCGGACGGTGCTGCTGGGCCTGCTGGCCGGAACCCCCGGCCTCGCCGCCATCGGCCTGACCATCGCCGCGCTGACTGTCTCCCTGCG
This genomic interval from Paraurantiacibacter namhicola contains the following:
- a CDS encoding SDR family oxidoreductase, translated to MTQRKAIFITGGGSGIGRAIAQKFAGEGWFCGLADLNQQGMEETAALLPDGASSIHKFDVRDFEAWERELAAFAEKSGGRIDALANNAGIPSGGPLHEVSIEELDALLDVNIRGVFYGAKAAFPYLLESAPGSCLLNTASAAALYGMANQSVYGATKAAVRSMTESLDAEWSPQGVRVRSMMPSFIDTPLLKNPPNRSRNTPIRDAVIEAGLEFTPVEVVADNAWNAVHSEKGLHYIVGKTAERLKFTAKWLPGKLRQRARLLANAHNRSEGREAG
- a CDS encoding SDR family oxidoreductase, which codes for MKSIFITGGGSGIGRAIAQRFAREGWFIGLGDISADGMAETAALLPDGRSSSHALDVTQPEQWTQALADFAGAAGGTINVLANNAGVAQGGKLAALTDAEIDRTLAINLSGVLYGARAAYPYLKAAAPDACLVNTCSAAGLYGQPGMSVYCASKFGVRAVTESLDAEWAPDGIAVRDVMPSFIDTPLLHGGSHVGDNVPMRQRVQEAGLEFTPVEDVAETFWRAVNGSTMHRPVGKTAKLLALASRWSPGYIRFRAHRLEKAGTRPMG
- the ccmA gene encoding heme ABC exporter ATP-binding protein CcmA → MEGCRLQAHEIACLRGERLLFRGLTLGLKPGEALQVTGANGTGKSSLIRILAGLMRPTSGQVIRRCDIALLDERPALDPDRPLGEALAFWQRMDGGEMPLERLGLDGLLDVPVRYLSTGQTKRAALARMIGQGAPVWLLDEPLNGLDADAVTLAEKLVAEHCASGGIAVVASHQAFALRGMRYLAVEDYVS
- a CDS encoding 4a-hydroxytetrahydrobiopterin dehydratase — its product is MAIAELTDAERDEALGELTDWTLRDDGKAIHRSFKFKDFNEAFGFMTRVAITADKQDHHPEWSNVYNRVEITLTTHDCDGLSERDVKLARFIDGIV
- a CDS encoding heme exporter protein CcmB, which gives rise to MSGLGAIFRRDLGLLLPGGKRGGTLLPVLFFLAVAMLYPFAVGPDAPLLARTGGGVIWVAALLAAILPLDRLVAPDLEAGMFDQWALRGLTEEMVMASRLAAHWLSFGPPLMLAALPAAALLSLSGETLRTVLLGLLAGTPGLAAIGLTIAALTVSLRGGAALAGLLLVPLAVPLLIFGAGALSTGGAGGIALTGAMSLLLCAACPFAAGAAVRAAREG